In one window of Gossypium arboreum isolate Shixiya-1 chromosome 4, ASM2569848v2, whole genome shotgun sequence DNA:
- the LOC108459717 gene encoding uncharacterized protein LOC108459717 isoform X3 has protein sequence MYLKHPLPCLHCQPHDYIRMVQHMIERCLLLQMSRDDCVKALAKYAKIEPIISLTVWKELLKENKAFFRDYFQAR, from the exons ATGTACCTTAAACATCCACTCCCTTGTTTGCATTGCCAACCACATGACTACATTAGAATG GTTCAACATATGATTGAGAGGTGTTTGCTCCTTCAGATGAGCAGAGATGACTGTGTCAAAGCACTGGCTAAGTATGCTAAGATTGAACCAATCATCAGCCTAACAG TTTGGAAAGAGTTGCTTAAAGAGAACAAAGCCTTCTTTCGTGACTATTTCCAGGCAAG ATAG
- the LOC108459717 gene encoding uncharacterized protein LOC108459717 isoform X2, translating to MYLKHPLPCLHCQPHDYIRMVQHMIERCLLLQMSRDDCVKALAKYAKIEPIISLTVWKELLKENKAFFRDYFQLNSKEG from the exons ATGTACCTTAAACATCCACTCCCTTGTTTGCATTGCCAACCACATGACTACATTAGAATG GTTCAACATATGATTGAGAGGTGTTTGCTCCTTCAGATGAGCAGAGATGACTGTGTCAAAGCACTGGCTAAGTATGCTAAGATTGAACCAATCATCAGCCTAACAG TTTGGAAAGAGTTGCTTAAAGAGAACAAAGCCTTCTTTCGTGACTATTTCCAG CTCAACTCAAAGGAGGGCTAA
- the LOC108459717 gene encoding uncharacterized protein LOC108459717 isoform X1 yields the protein MYLKHPLPCLHCQPHDYIRMVQHMIERCLLLQMSRDDCVKALAKYAKIEPIISLTVWKELLKENKAFFRDYFQIAQLKGGLNSEEESIKKDDPKPL from the exons ATGTACCTTAAACATCCACTCCCTTGTTTGCATTGCCAACCACATGACTACATTAGAATG GTTCAACATATGATTGAGAGGTGTTTGCTCCTTCAGATGAGCAGAGATGACTGTGTCAAAGCACTGGCTAAGTATGCTAAGATTGAACCAATCATCAGCCTAACAG TTTGGAAAGAGTTGCTTAAAGAGAACAAAGCCTTCTTTCGTGACTATTTCCAG ATAGCTCAACTCAAAGGAGGGCTAAATTCAGAAGAAGAAAGTATTAAGAAAGATGATCCAAAACCTCTATGA